The following is a genomic window from Gigantopelta aegis isolate Gae_Host chromosome 5, Gae_host_genome, whole genome shotgun sequence.
gacAAATTTTGCAAAAATATTTACTCATCATATTGGAAATTTTCAGTGCCACCTGTTTTTCGGAAGGAATTCCACAGAACACCTGAATAACGTTTcaccacaaataaaaatatgttgagtgtgtcgttgaataaaacatatttctttctttccctaaaCATCTAGCCACACATTTCCAAAGCTAAATATTTTAGTGCTACAGTATTATAAAACCATCACTGCGACAAACATCACAGTCCCCAATGGTTTTATGATAATAAAAGAcaaagatagctttgaaaataagGGCTCTAAActcttttaattttaacttaccATCGTCATGGCAGTTGCGTGTGCATTTCCTTCCATTTCATCAACAATGGGTTTTTCATCCCCGACCTCCAGATCAAAGTAAACCACTTTGTGTGAGAAAGTTGAAAACTCATTACTGAAGCAGAACTTGTAGACTCCAGTCTGGTCGGCCGTCCAAGTAAAACTGTCGTACTGTTTCTTTACATCCTTGTATAGAATCTGTCCATTCGGGGCAACAAGCTCCATATCGACGTCATACTGCCCCCCTGTTATAACctgcaaacattaaaataaaaatacattttaaagtctGAACCAGATTATTAACAAGCTACATATGAACGTCATACTGTCCTCCTGTCATAACCTGCAagcattacattacaatatattttgaagTCCGAACCACATTATTAACAAGCTCCATATCGACGTCATACTGCCCTCCTGTTATAACctgcaaacattaaaataagaatacattttaaagtccgaaccacattATTAACAAGCTCCATATCGACGTCATACTGCCCTCCTGTTTTAACCTGCAAGcattacataaaaatacattttaaggtctcaaccacattgttaacaactacggtAAATTATATTCTTATGCCTTTAATTAGTTAGATTTCCACTACATTTTGTCTGGATACAAAATgtgaattttattgtttacaatgaCATAAAATACACATCCTACTACTCCCTAGATTGTAAAGCATGTTTCCCTGAGACATCCTAGGACCAAAAGTATGCAAGTTTTTCACTGTCTGccattttgggggttttcaatGATCAAAAGGGGTGCAAGAACATGGTATAATATTCATGAGCAATATTCTAAAAGCTGTATAATCAAACGAAGTCATTTGGACAGTAATTAACAATGAAGAACATtttttcgtctttttttttaaattatatacacatgtaattaGCAGCATTTCTAAttaattgaaaatttattagcaattactgtttaatgttttaaaattatgtagcgATCTTGGAAACTTGCGTAGCGAATCACGACTCGGAACAAAATGTTGCCtgcttttaaaaacacatttagtGATTACGGTTTTAACACATGTTGGTAGGACTTttctttggcactgtcacatttaatgaacattataaatacttagcATAAATAGAGTTAGGATttgggttagtgacagtgccaaaggaaagtccttcccaTATGTTAAATCAAGAAGTAACCAGAGCCCAGATGACAAGGGTTATGGGGCTGACAGAAAAATTTCTTTGATTGAATTATCTCGAAAACcaagttcatcaagataaactcgaatgtaagtCGAATGTAAGTGCACAGGAGTCactgaactgccacagcaatgaACACTGCTGGACACATACCTGGTGAAGATCTTTTAAAGTTAGTATTTCTTAGTCTCCATGTGCTCGAAAAAGATCACAATACTGTCGAATACACGATTAGGGTGGGAAAAGGTGATGGTAGTCGCTATTTTGACAGCAATTCCGTTCCAAGCAAAATTGCTCGGAACGGCCATATgattgctaatggaaaaatgggtACGCCTGATAAATTCAATGTGCACTTACATTCGaatttatcttgatgaactactcgaaaacataaaatgtaatattcgTTATTTTGACTGCAATATAATTCCAAAGAATTTTGCTCAGAATGCGGTAATTTCTGCTGAATAGAATTTGTCATTCTGATAATAAACCTCAACGTTTGCCATGGTTTATCTTGATGCACTACTATTTTCCATATGTCACCATCATGACATCATCTCAAACAGCAGGTTCGTGCTGACTAAAAAATGCAAAGTACGTTTAGAACGATAATCAAAATGAGAATCCCCTACTAAATAATCAAAACTCTTACTCGCCAGgttgaaataattgtttttacctGAAACTCTAGAGTTGACTTAATGCCCTTGTCGATTTTTTCGAAAAAGCATTGCTTTTCGTTATCTGGCAATTCAAACGTCAATTCTGTTGCTTCAATAGATAAAAAGTACACAgtcaaaaatagaaaaatatgcaGTGAATTATCCATAATTACAGAAATATACCCTGCACTAAGCTATGAAGCTAAATAACTAAATTAGTGTCTGAAACGTGTGGCGTTTGTTGTCTTCACACCGGTATGTTGACAAAAATGGCGTCTGCACAGACAACGTGGCAAACTTCCGGTAACTTAAGGTCTCACATCATGATTAGATTTTCGTTATTAATTTGCATGTAGCCTAAACTTTCGTTCAGTATAATTGTATCTTTGGTATTCGATATCCTAAACAGCACACTCATATTGTATACTTTTTAAC
Proteins encoded in this region:
- the LOC121373787 gene encoding transmembrane emp24 domain-containing protein 7-like isoform X1 encodes the protein MDNSLHIFLFLTVYFLSIEATELTFELPDNEKQCFFEKIDKGIKSTLEFQVITGGQYDVDMELVAPNGQILYKDVKKQYDSFTWTADQTGVYKFCFSNEFSTFSHKVVYFDLEVGDEKPIVDEMEGNAHATAMTMMESGCVNIHESLRFIADGQTHYRLREAQGRVFAKHLRSGVMYWSIGQTAIILLVSIGQVFVLRGFFADKKTIKPSTTVLS
- the LOC121373787 gene encoding transmembrane emp24 domain-containing protein 7-like isoform X2, encoding MDNSLHIFLFLTVYFLSIEATELTFELPDNEKQCFFEKIDKGIKSTLEFQVITGGQYDVDMELVAPNGQILYKDVKKQYDSFTWTADQTGVYKFCFSNEFSTFSHKVVYFDLEVGDEKPIVDEMEGNAHATAMTMMETSAVNVHEGLNTVIDYQTHFRLRETQGRAFAEDLNERVLYWSIGQSVVIVAIGLGQILVLRSLFTDKHKTSTLT